From one Basilea psittacipulmonis DSM 24701 genomic stretch:
- a CDS encoding PFL family protein, with product MSNFEYSEILETVRMVTDQNFDVRTITIGIDLHDCIHPDIDVLNKNIYEKITTIGKDLVPVAQYISAKYGVPIVNQRISVTPIAQIAAATNAESYVSIAETLDRAAKAIGVSFIGGFSALVQKGMSKADEILIRSIPEAMKKTDIVCSSVNIGSTRAGINMDAVKLCGEMIKKTAEITPEGFGCAKIVVFCNAVEDNPFMAGAFHGSGEAGAVINVGVSGPGVVQEALKQCGESKNLTEIAEIVKKTAFKITRVGELIGHEAAKRLNIPFGILDLSLAPTPAVGDSVARILELMGLSVCGTHGTTAALALLNDAVKKGGMMASSSVGGLSGAFIPVSEDEGMIAAAESGLLTLDKLEAMTAVCSVGLDMIAVPGSTSAATISGIIADEAAIGMINSKTTAVRIIPVPGKDVGDSVEFGGLLGYAPIMPVKNGSCEVFVNRGGRIPAPVQSMKN from the coding sequence GTGAGTAACTTTGAATATTCTGAAATATTAGAAACAGTGAGAATGGTCACTGATCAGAACTTTGATGTTCGCACCATAACTATCGGCATCGATCTACATGATTGTATTCACCCTGATATTGATGTTTTGAATAAAAACATTTACGAAAAAATTACCACTATTGGTAAGGATTTAGTACCTGTTGCTCAATATATTTCAGCAAAATATGGTGTACCTATTGTCAACCAGCGTATTTCCGTTACACCTATCGCCCAAATCGCCGCTGCAACAAACGCTGAGAGTTATGTTTCGATTGCAGAAACACTCGATCGTGCTGCCAAAGCCATTGGTGTTTCTTTTATCGGTGGATTTTCTGCTTTGGTACAAAAAGGCATGTCAAAAGCAGATGAGATTTTGATTCGCTCTATCCCAGAAGCCATGAAAAAAACGGATATTGTCTGTAGTTCAGTCAATATTGGTAGTACACGTGCTGGCATCAATATGGATGCCGTTAAGCTATGCGGAGAAATGATCAAGAAAACAGCAGAGATCACACCTGAAGGTTTTGGTTGTGCCAAGATCGTCGTATTCTGTAATGCTGTAGAAGATAATCCTTTTATGGCAGGAGCGTTTCATGGTTCAGGTGAAGCAGGTGCTGTGATTAATGTTGGCGTTTCAGGACCCGGTGTCGTACAAGAAGCTTTAAAACAATGTGGAGAAAGCAAAAACCTGACCGAAATCGCTGAGATTGTGAAAAAAACCGCGTTTAAGATTACTCGTGTCGGAGAGTTGATCGGTCACGAAGCGGCCAAACGCTTAAACATTCCTTTTGGTATTTTGGACCTATCACTGGCCCCTACCCCCGCAGTAGGCGATTCAGTCGCACGTATTCTTGAACTCATGGGACTAAGTGTATGCGGTACTCATGGCACAACCGCTGCTTTGGCACTATTAAATGATGCAGTCAAAAAAGGTGGCATGATGGCATCTTCATCAGTGGGCGGGCTTAGCGGTGCTTTTATCCCTGTATCAGAGGACGAAGGCATGATTGCTGCCGCTGAATCTGGTTTATTAACATTAGATAAGCTAGAAGCCATGACTGCAGTATGCTCAGTGGGATTAGATATGATTGCTGTACCAGGTTCTACCAGTGCTGCCACCATTTCTGGCATTATTGCTGATGAAGCTGCCATCGGTATGATCAATAGCAAAACCACTGCTGTTCGTATTATTCCCGTACCAGGTAAAGATGTCGGCGATAGCGTGGAGTTTGGTGGTTTATTAGGTTATGCACCGATTATGCCCGTAAAAAATGGCAGTTGTGAAGTCTTTGTCAACCGCGGTGGGCGTATTCCTGCACCTGTGCAGTCTATGAAAAACTAG
- the thiS gene encoding sulfur carrier protein ThiS, whose translation MKITVNGEVKEVEEAITLDHLIESLLQETGQNNPQLLATAVNEVFVPRSKRSAYQLKEGDAIFTFTPITGG comes from the coding sequence ATGAAAATTACAGTAAACGGTGAGGTCAAAGAGGTGGAAGAAGCCATCACATTGGATCATTTGATTGAATCGTTACTTCAAGAAACAGGACAAAACAATCCCCAGTTATTGGCGACTGCCGTCAATGAGGTTTTTGTTCCGCGTTCTAAACGTTCAGCGTATCAGCTCAAAGAGGGCGATGCCATTTTTACTTTTACACCGATAACAGGAGGCTAA
- a CDS encoding sugar transporter — MLSTKNMTKMAYFRVVLFAIAAFVANTTEFIPVALLSDIGKSFEIPVSKVGIMITVYAWVVTIMSLPFMIIFSKTERRKLLMVVFTVFILGHILSALSWNFEVLIISRICIALSHAVFWSITASLVMRVAPKGKKQQALAWLTLGTAMALILGLPLGRIIGQLLGWRVTFGLIGLLAFIIMVLMYKFLPNLKAKNTGSLSSVPIVLKRPLILGIFALTATAIVAHFTAYSYIEPFMIQISHMSNDMATLVLLIFGISGIVASWIFGRFNPKYPNILMRTALITLMISLLCLAPLSQHHIFMYALIFLWGVSISCLGLCMMLRILLYAPDATDIATAMYSGMFNLGIGGGALLGGIVMDRIGLINIGWVGALLTFIGLIIHLTVHYRYQHTAPQPNHRNVEILH; from the coding sequence ATGTTATCCACAAAAAACATGACTAAAATGGCTTATTTTCGTGTTGTGTTATTTGCCATTGCGGCGTTTGTCGCCAATACAACCGAATTTATTCCCGTTGCACTTTTATCCGATATAGGAAAAAGCTTTGAAATTCCTGTCTCTAAAGTAGGCATTATGATTACCGTCTATGCGTGGGTAGTCACGATTATGTCCCTACCATTTATGATTATTTTTTCAAAAACAGAACGACGCAAATTGCTGATGGTTGTATTCACTGTTTTTATTTTGGGGCATATCTTATCAGCTTTATCTTGGAACTTTGAAGTGCTCATTATTTCTCGAATATGTATTGCTTTATCTCATGCTGTATTTTGGTCCATTACCGCTTCTTTAGTGATGAGAGTGGCTCCAAAAGGTAAGAAACAACAAGCCTTAGCATGGTTAACTTTGGGTACTGCGATGGCCTTAATTCTTGGACTACCATTAGGACGGATTATTGGTCAGTTATTAGGTTGGCGAGTCACTTTTGGATTAATCGGATTGCTAGCTTTCATCATCATGGTGCTCATGTATAAATTTTTACCAAATTTGAAAGCCAAAAATACAGGATCATTAAGCAGTGTTCCGATAGTTTTAAAACGTCCTTTGATTTTGGGTATTTTTGCTTTGACGGCGACCGCTATCGTCGCTCATTTCACCGCTTACAGCTATATCGAACCTTTTATGATACAAATCTCACATATGTCTAATGATATGGCGACATTAGTATTATTAATTTTTGGTATTTCAGGTATCGTTGCAAGCTGGATTTTCGGGCGTTTCAACCCTAAATACCCCAATATATTAATGCGTACGGCCCTTATTACTTTGATGATCTCGCTTCTTTGTCTTGCCCCATTAAGCCAACATCACATCTTTATGTACGCCTTAATTTTCTTATGGGGTGTTAGCATTTCTTGTTTGGGCTTATGTATGATGCTCAGAATTTTATTATATGCCCCCGATGCGACTGATATTGCCACAGCCATGTATTCTGGTATGTTTAACCTAGGAATTGGTGGTGGAGCACTTTTAGGTGGTATAGTAATGGATAGGATTGGGCTAATCAATATTGGATGGGTAGGAGCTTTATTAACCTTTATCGGTTTAATAATTCATTTAACCGTACATTATCGATACCAACATACTGCCCCACAGCCTAATCATAGAAATGTCGAAATATTACATTAA
- a CDS encoding thiazole synthase — translation MSSLTIGDVVLSSRFFLGTAGYPSPTVLQEAINVSGASVVTLGLKRQLSSGTSTADHAFFQIIKQSGAYLLPNTAGCKTAKDAITLALMARELFETRWIKLEVIGDDYTLQPDPQELLIAAKTLVEEGFEVFPYCTDDLVTCQRLLDVGCKILMPWGAPIGSGQGLTNPNALRILRSRLPDIPLVVDAGIGSPKDAIQAMEMGFDAVLLNSAVSQSHHPVKMAKAFGMAIEAGRMAYEAGIMAKQDMAVPTTAVTGQPFLL, via the coding sequence ATGTCTTCATTAACAATAGGTGATGTGGTTTTATCGAGTCGTTTTTTCTTGGGCACTGCAGGTTATCCTTCGCCCACAGTATTACAAGAGGCGATCAATGTCTCTGGTGCAAGCGTGGTGACATTGGGTCTGAAAAGACAGTTGTCATCTGGAACGTCAACCGCGGATCATGCTTTTTTCCAAATTATTAAACAAAGCGGTGCTTACTTATTACCGAATACGGCAGGCTGTAAGACAGCTAAAGATGCCATTACACTTGCTTTAATGGCCAGAGAACTTTTTGAAACAAGATGGATTAAGTTGGAAGTTATTGGCGATGATTACACCTTGCAACCTGATCCTCAAGAATTGTTAATTGCAGCTAAAACCTTGGTGGAAGAAGGTTTTGAGGTGTTTCCATATTGCACAGATGATTTGGTAACTTGTCAACGTTTGTTAGATGTGGGATGTAAGATTTTAATGCCATGGGGAGCTCCTATTGGATCAGGGCAAGGTCTCACTAATCCCAATGCATTGAGAATTCTACGTTCTCGATTGCCCGATATTCCTTTAGTAGTGGATGCAGGCATCGGTTCTCCTAAAGATGCTATACAAGCTATGGAAATGGGCTTTGATGCGGTATTGTTAAATTCGGCTGTGTCTCAATCGCATCATCCTGTGAAGATGGCAAAAGCATTTGGTATGGCAATTGAAGCAGGTCGTATGGCTTATGAAGCAGGTATTATGGCCAAACAAGACATGGCGGTACCTACCACAGCAGTGACTGGACAACCTTTTTTATTGTAG
- a CDS encoding MuF-C-terminal domain-containing protein, whose product MFAKKVDDGTVVLVSEVSKNKRDLRTVTMWKYPSTANAHKVLQHAVPLLNLTSETKEGISHITEDSSPNNSESQYYQGDINTVESTSFTETANKYGGKQAYEQAKSQGKTELTYEQWVQVRTPEFKAWFGNWEKPNKKTSKVVNPRTGEPLVVYHGTGHAPFDTFTMDFMGKNGTADGRGHYFTSDPNFANLYTSENGHVFSVFLNVPTVFSNDKVTLKPTAIKKIIKRIDELNGDETEVGFLSNYDDVAYSGEAAAMRTALEYLLEENSNDVDVINEMININGMDAEQTLQAVSEVLGATGSIINQADGSQHFVVSGSNQIKSAVGNVGTFSKDNPNIYYQLDERTNSDFAKAVDKVADGKSGSGYIKVGTTPTVLKMLGLPDVNVEITGRVLHKVMKGKHNVTPETIKQLPREINNPVAVMKSHTEESGYVVLTELTENVKGTSLPVVVALHIKEVHGGFEVVKIASAYGKNFVGLKKGLENDLLYWHKEKGPQLLKRLALQLRPGLASGHENLVTDNVKTESDLNQYITQNSLRQDNDSPRGAFNPESNTIHLFQKADFSTLAHEMGHAYLETHNKVVMMVAQQRKRLSITETARAPIALWPRFRS is encoded by the coding sequence ATGTTTGCAAAGAAGGTAGATGATGGGACAGTTGTACTTGTTTCGGAGGTAAGCAAGAACAAAAGGGATTTAAGAACGGTAACAATGTGGAAGTATCCTTCAACGGCCAATGCCCACAAAGTGTTACAACACGCTGTGCCCCTGTTAAACCTAACGTCCGAAACGAAAGAAGGCATATCCCACATTACTGAAGATAGTAGCCCAAATAACAGTGAAAGTCAATATTATCAAGGCGATATTAATACTGTTGAGAGTACATCCTTTACAGAAACAGCCAATAAATACGGTGGTAAGCAGGCCTATGAGCAAGCTAAAAGTCAAGGAAAAACAGAATTGACCTATGAACAATGGGTGCAGGTTAGAACACCTGAGTTTAAAGCTTGGTTTGGCAATTGGGAAAAACCAAATAAGAAAACATCAAAGGTGGTCAATCCAAGAACGGGCGAACCTTTGGTTGTGTATCACGGTACTGGTCATGCTCCGTTTGATACATTCACCATGGACTTTATGGGAAAAAATGGGACGGCTGATGGACGAGGACATTACTTTACATCAGACCCGAACTTTGCCAATTTATACACCAGCGAAAATGGACATGTGTTTTCTGTATTTCTTAATGTGCCCACCGTATTCTCGAATGATAAAGTCACCCTCAAACCGACTGCCATTAAAAAAATTATTAAGCGTATCGATGAGCTCAACGGTGACGAAACAGAGGTCGGTTTTTTGAGTAACTACGATGATGTAGCTTATTCCGGTGAAGCGGCCGCAATGAGAACCGCCTTGGAATATTTGTTAGAGGAAAATAGTAACGATGTTGATGTTATTAATGAGATGATAAACATCAACGGAATGGATGCTGAGCAAACGTTACAAGCCGTTAGTGAAGTTCTAGGAGCGACAGGAAGCATTATTAATCAAGCCGACGGTAGTCAGCATTTCGTTGTTAGTGGGTCTAATCAGATTAAATCTGCTGTTGGTAACGTAGGTACTTTTAGTAAAGATAATCCTAATATCTATTACCAGCTTGATGAGCGTACCAATTCAGATTTTGCTAAGGCGGTGGATAAGGTTGCTGATGGTAAAAGTGGATCTGGATATATTAAAGTAGGAACGACACCTACGGTTTTGAAAATGTTAGGATTGCCCGATGTTAATGTTGAAATTACAGGTAGGGTGCTTCATAAGGTCATGAAAGGCAAACATAATGTGACCCCCGAAACGATAAAACAGTTGCCAAGAGAGATTAATAATCCTGTAGCGGTGATGAAATCTCATACTGAGGAAAGTGGTTATGTTGTCTTAACTGAGTTAACAGAAAATGTGAAAGGAACATCACTTCCTGTTGTTGTAGCCTTGCATATTAAAGAGGTTCATGGTGGCTTTGAAGTTGTGAAGATTGCCAGTGCTTATGGTAAGAATTTTGTGGGGCTGAAAAAAGGATTAGAAAATGACCTGCTGTATTGGCATAAAGAAAAAGGTCCTCAGTTACTGAAACGGCTCGCGCTCCAATTGCGCCCTGGCCTCGCTTCAGGTCATGAGAACCTTGTTACTGATAATGTTAAAACAGAATCAGATTTAAATCAATATATTACACAAAACTCGTTGCGTCAGGACAACGATTCTCCCCGAGGTGCGTTTAACCCAGAGTCTAACACTATCCATCTATTTCAAAAAGCAGACTTCTCAACACTGGCTCATGAGATGGGGCATGCTTATTTAGAGACTCATAACAAGGTAGTAATGATGGTCGCACAGCAAAGAAAAAGGCTCTCAATTACTGAAACGGCTCGCGCTCCAATTGCGCTCTGGCCTCGCTTCAGGTCATGA
- a CDS encoding FAD-dependent oxidoreductase — MKVGIAGAGLLGRLLAFNLCKQGHDVTVYDPASHYKEHGAAGFTAAGMLSHVAELETGDDEVFQHGLRSLELWKQMVPELKAPVELNYHGSLLLAHRGDEGSANRLVSLLEAKCPADQMPEKISIDELKSMEPDIKNVASAWLLKNEGHIHTPQAMEALAVSAKNAIWQWNTKVTRLTPHYIHIEQEKHEFDWVFDTRGVGARDIPCHDPSLISCRNVRGVRGETYWLQLSGLNLTRPIRLLHPRYRVYIVPRKPDIVVIGASEIESEDRSPVSVRTTLELLAAAYSVLPELAEARIIHTETNLRPALANNFPRIEHEKGLTRINGLFRHGWLIGPSVVEKALNMGF; from the coding sequence ATGAAAGTTGGAATTGCTGGTGCAGGATTGCTAGGTCGATTATTGGCTTTTAATCTTTGTAAACAGGGGCATGATGTAACCGTATATGACCCTGCTTCTCATTATAAAGAACACGGTGCAGCTGGATTTACTGCGGCAGGTATGTTAAGTCATGTTGCAGAATTAGAAACAGGTGATGATGAAGTATTTCAACATGGACTGCGTTCTCTAGAATTATGGAAACAAATGGTGCCAGAACTAAAAGCACCTGTTGAATTAAATTATCACGGTAGTTTATTATTGGCTCATCGAGGAGATGAGGGCAGTGCTAATCGCTTGGTTTCTTTGTTAGAAGCAAAGTGTCCAGCGGATCAAATGCCTGAAAAAATCTCGATTGATGAATTGAAATCCATGGAGCCTGATATTAAAAATGTCGCCAGTGCATGGCTATTGAAAAATGAAGGGCATATTCACACCCCTCAGGCAATGGAAGCTTTGGCCGTGTCTGCAAAGAATGCGATTTGGCAATGGAACACAAAGGTCACACGATTAACGCCACATTATATTCATATAGAACAAGAAAAACATGAGTTTGATTGGGTGTTTGATACTCGAGGCGTGGGGGCCAGAGATATTCCTTGTCACGATCCTAGTTTGATTTCATGTAGGAACGTTCGTGGTGTCAGAGGCGAAACTTATTGGTTACAATTGTCGGGCTTAAATTTAACGCGTCCTATTCGTTTATTACATCCAAGATATCGTGTTTATATCGTGCCAAGAAAGCCTGATATAGTAGTCATTGGGGCAAGCGAAATAGAAAGCGAAGATAGAAGTCCCGTCTCGGTAAGAACGACGTTAGAGTTACTTGCAGCGGCATATAGTGTGTTACCTGAATTAGCAGAAGCTAGAATTATTCACACAGAGACAAATTTGCGTCCAGCTTTAGCGAATAACTTTCCAAGGATCGAGCATGAAAAGGGATTAACGCGTATCAATGGATTATTCCGTCATGGCTGGCTGATAGGGCCGTCCGTGGTAGAAAAAGCATTGAATATGGGTTTTTAA
- a CDS encoding ACT domain-containing protein, translating into MSKKNSVITVIGKDRIGIVYDIAKILTEYQFNIVNISQQLMDDYFTMIILVDTSKCQKTRQEMLDIFAQESKKLALDIRMQNEDLFNAMHRI; encoded by the coding sequence ATGAGTAAAAAAAATTCTGTTATTACAGTCATCGGCAAAGACCGCATTGGCATTGTATATGACATTGCCAAAATTCTAACTGAATACCAGTTTAATATTGTGAATATCAGCCAGCAACTTATGGATGACTACTTTACGATGATTATTCTAGTGGATACATCTAAGTGTCAAAAAACTCGTCAAGAAATGCTTGATATTTTCGCTCAAGAGTCAAAAAAACTCGCATTGGACATTCGTATGCAGAATGAAGATTTATTCAATGCTATGCACCGTATCTAA
- the mfd gene encoding transcription-repair coupling factor, with protein sequence MKLTEIKSIQEQFAKGKKAIAPIGYGSSDSLLLSELALSGQKLVVFCADPQQAKRLLEEISLFHSSLKVRHFPDWETLPYDTFSPHSDLVSERLKTLQSLLKDDIDVLTIPVSTALYFLCPKQYVQAHSFQFKQGDKISIEHFKENLINANYAHVSQVTAAGEFSVRGSLIDLFPMGADTAFRIDLFDDEIDSIRSFDIDTQLSIEPVDHIDLLPGREFPLDDSSCQRFRSKFRELVEGDPTKYDVYKDIGNGIASAGIEYFLPLFYDQVATIFDYLPQDTICCLHGDIQKSIHDFFDTTLKTYQFLKNSQERAVISPEHLFIKEDDFFNRLKSFSQLKFSTEKESKDFSAIEDVSVISRSSDPFFKLKNLLSSTDQRTLLCVDSLGRRETLEHILREQNLTPKTCDSIEDFLTRTEITFGICFAQLYDGFHIKKTGIHFLTENDLYPHTKSRTHRKQSKSSNIDLMIRDLAELHEGDPVVHVNYGIGKYLGLTRIDDGDGQIEMLHLEYANQTSLYVPVTHLHVISRYTGIDPDNVPLHKLGTDQWDRAKKKAAKQAHDVAAELLNLYARRQLREGTVFSLPLSDYHEFAQGFGFEETPDQADAIEAVIHDMTSGRAMDRLVCGDVGFGKTEVALRAAFICAANGKQVAILCPTTLLAEQHAKTFRDRFSEWPITVAELSRFRTGKETKQVIEGLSKGTVDIVVGTHKLISKDVRFKNLGLVIIDEEHRFGVKQKETLRSLRAEVDVLTLTATPIPRTLGMSLEGLRDFSVIATAPQKRLAIKTFVRKEDGSTIREAVLRELRRGGQVYFLHNEVDTIENRKKKLEELIPEANIAVAHGQMNERELESIMKGFYQHRYNVLLCTTIIETGIDVPNANTIIIHRADKLGLAQLHQLRGRVGRSHHQAYAYLLTPGNDAITKNAKLRLEAIQNLQELGSGFYLAMNDMEIRGTGEILGESQSGNIQDVGYSLYTEMLNKAITSLKNGYEPDLENPFNYLCEVNLHTSTLLPDDYCPDVHTRLTFYKRLAHAQNEETLIGIREEITDRFGVLPEATRALIESHRIRLMAEPLGITKVDIGDDVAIIHFGPRTKIDPKKLILLIQSQRQIKMMGSDKIRIQLKPEWELKQKIQFILQEIIQALQ encoded by the coding sequence ATGAAACTGACCGAAATTAAATCTATTCAGGAACAATTTGCAAAAGGAAAAAAGGCTATCGCCCCTATTGGCTATGGTTCCAGCGATTCTTTATTATTATCTGAACTTGCTCTTTCTGGACAAAAACTTGTTGTCTTCTGTGCCGATCCTCAACAAGCCAAACGTTTACTTGAAGAAATTTCTTTATTTCATTCATCCCTAAAAGTTCGTCATTTTCCAGATTGGGAAACCTTACCTTACGATACTTTTTCGCCTCATAGTGATCTGGTGTCTGAACGATTAAAAACGTTACAGTCCTTATTAAAGGATGACATTGACGTACTAACCATCCCTGTTTCCACAGCTCTTTATTTTCTGTGTCCTAAACAATATGTACAGGCTCACAGTTTTCAGTTCAAACAAGGGGATAAGATTTCAATCGAACATTTTAAGGAAAACCTTATCAATGCTAATTATGCCCATGTTTCACAAGTCACCGCCGCAGGTGAGTTTTCTGTACGAGGCAGTTTAATTGATCTATTTCCAATGGGTGCTGATACCGCGTTTCGCATCGATCTATTTGATGATGAAATTGATAGCATTCGAAGTTTTGATATTGATACTCAGCTTAGCATTGAACCCGTTGATCATATTGATTTACTTCCTGGACGCGAATTTCCTCTTGATGATAGTTCATGTCAACGGTTTCGCTCAAAATTTCGAGAATTAGTTGAAGGCGATCCTACGAAATACGACGTTTACAAAGATATTGGTAACGGCATTGCCAGTGCTGGGATTGAATATTTTTTACCTCTTTTTTATGATCAAGTCGCCACCATCTTTGATTATCTACCTCAAGATACGATTTGTTGTCTGCATGGTGACATACAAAAAAGCATTCACGATTTTTTTGATACCACACTTAAAACCTATCAGTTTCTCAAAAATTCTCAAGAACGTGCGGTAATCAGTCCAGAACACTTGTTTATAAAAGAAGATGATTTTTTCAATCGACTCAAATCATTTTCACAACTCAAGTTCAGCACCGAAAAAGAAAGCAAAGATTTTTCTGCGATTGAGGATGTTTCCGTCATCAGTCGTTCCTCGGATCCGTTTTTTAAACTCAAAAATTTATTGTCATCAACCGATCAAAGAACCTTATTATGTGTGGACTCACTTGGTCGAAGAGAAACGCTGGAACACATTCTTCGCGAACAAAACTTAACGCCCAAGACCTGTGACAGCATAGAAGATTTTTTAACACGAACAGAGATCACTTTTGGCATTTGCTTTGCTCAGTTATATGACGGTTTTCATATCAAAAAAACAGGTATTCATTTTTTAACAGAAAACGACCTATATCCTCACACCAAGTCTCGAACTCATCGCAAACAAAGTAAATCGAGCAATATCGACCTCATGATTCGAGATTTAGCCGAATTGCACGAAGGAGACCCTGTTGTACATGTTAATTATGGTATCGGAAAATATCTTGGTTTAACCCGTATTGACGATGGTGATGGACAAATTGAAATGCTGCATTTGGAATATGCCAATCAAACTTCTTTATATGTTCCAGTCACTCATTTACATGTTATTTCTCGATATACGGGTATCGATCCAGATAATGTACCTTTGCACAAACTCGGCACGGATCAGTGGGACAGGGCCAAGAAAAAAGCTGCAAAACAAGCACATGATGTAGCCGCTGAACTATTAAATTTATATGCAAGACGACAGCTGAGGGAAGGCACCGTTTTTTCATTACCTTTAAGCGACTATCATGAGTTTGCACAAGGATTTGGATTTGAAGAAACACCTGATCAAGCCGATGCTATTGAAGCAGTCATTCACGATATGACCTCTGGTCGAGCCATGGATAGATTGGTCTGTGGCGACGTGGGGTTTGGTAAAACTGAAGTGGCTTTACGTGCTGCCTTTATTTGTGCCGCCAATGGCAAACAAGTCGCTATTTTATGTCCTACCACCCTATTAGCTGAACAACATGCCAAAACTTTCCGAGATCGTTTTTCTGAATGGCCCATCACGGTAGCGGAATTATCGCGTTTTCGCACAGGAAAAGAAACCAAACAAGTCATTGAAGGCTTATCAAAAGGCACTGTTGATATTGTTGTCGGTACACATAAACTCATTTCTAAAGATGTCCGCTTTAAAAATTTAGGACTCGTGATTATCGATGAAGAACATCGTTTTGGCGTGAAACAAAAAGAAACATTACGTTCTTTGCGAGCTGAAGTGGATGTTTTAACCTTAACAGCTACGCCTATTCCTCGCACTTTAGGCATGTCGTTAGAGGGATTAAGAGATTTTTCAGTTATTGCTACCGCCCCTCAAAAACGTTTAGCCATCAAAACATTTGTTCGCAAAGAAGATGGTAGCACCATTCGTGAAGCGGTCTTACGCGAGTTACGTCGCGGTGGACAAGTATATTTCTTACACAATGAAGTAGATACCATCGAAAATAGAAAAAAGAAATTAGAAGAACTCATTCCTGAAGCAAACATCGCGGTGGCACATGGTCAAATGAATGAACGAGAACTAGAATCCATCATGAAAGGGTTTTATCAACATCGTTACAATGTGTTACTTTGCACCACGATTATTGAAACAGGAATTGATGTTCCTAATGCCAATACCATCATTATTCACCGAGCTGATAAATTAGGATTGGCCCAACTACACCAATTACGTGGCCGTGTAGGTCGTTCTCATCATCAAGCCTACGCTTATTTATTAACACCCGGAAATGATGCCATCACTAAAAATGCAAAATTACGTTTAGAAGCGATTCAGAATTTGCAAGAATTAGGTTCAGGATTTTATCTGGCGATGAATGATATGGAAATACGAGGAACGGGAGAAATATTAGGTGAATCGCAATCAGGCAATATTCAGGATGTCGGCTATTCTCTTTATACTGAGATGCTCAACAAAGCGATTACATCATTGAAGAATGGCTACGAACCTGATTTAGAGAATCCATTTAATTATTTATGTGAAGTCAATCTTCACACCTCGACTTTATTACCCGATGATTATTGTCCTGATGTTCACACACGTTTAACATTTTATAAACGTTTGGCCCATGCCCAAAATGAAGAAACACTCATTGGAATTCGAGAAGAAATTACCGATCGTTTTGGTGTACTTCCAGAGGCTACACGTGCACTTATCGAAAGTCATCGAATCCGCTTAATGGCTGAACCACTAGGGATTACAAAAGTGGATATAGGTGATGATGTGGCTATCATTCATTTCGGACCTCGTACAAAAATCGATCCGAAAAAATTAATCTTACTCATCCAGTCGCAGCGTCAGATCAAAATGATGGGTTCCGATAAAATCCGCATTCAATTAAAACCCGAATGGGAGCTAAAACAGAAAATTCAATTTATTTTGCAAGAAATTATCCAAGCCTTACAATAA